Part of the Cryptosporangium arvum DSM 44712 genome, TGTTCATCGACGAGATGCAGGACCTGGGCGCCGAGGACATCTCCGCGCTCTGTGCGGCCTGCCACGAGCTCTCCCAGACCGGTGCTCCGCTGATCGTCGTCGGGGCCGGGCTCCCGCACCTGCCGGCGTTGTTGTCGGCCAGCAAGTCGTACTCCGAGCGGCTGTTCCGCTACGTCCGGATCGATCGGCTCGACCGGGCCGCCGCCGACGTCGCGCTGCTCGCGCCGGCCGAGCGTGAAGAAGCCACGTTCGATGCCGACGCGCTGACCGCGCTGTACGAGGCCGCTGATGGTTACCCCTACTTCGTTCAGGCCTACGGCAAGGTCACCTGGGACGTCGCGCCCCGCTCACCGATCACCGCGGCCGACGTGAAGGTGGCGGCGCCGGAGGCGGAGGCCGAGCTCGCGGTCGGATTCTTCGGCTCCCGGTACGAGCGGGCGACCCCGGCCGAACGTGAGTACATGCGCGCGATGGCGTCCCTCGAGGGTGATGCGAGCGAGGCGGTGTCGACGTCGGAGATCGCGGTCTCGCTGGGGCGCAAACCGTCCAGCCTCTCCCCGGCACGGGACAGTCTGATCAAGAAGGGGCTGATCTACTCCGCCGAGCGGGGAACAGTTGCCTTCACAGTGCCGCATTTCGCCCGGTACCTTCGCACCCAACCGGCGTGACTTAGTAAAAGTGGCGGGGACCGGGCAGAGTGGGCGGGGATGACCGACCGCTTGGGAGCACCTCGATGACCGGTGAGCTCACGGATGACCTCGAAGAGGCTCCTCAGCCCGTCACCGACCGGCCGCGGCGTACGTGGAGCCGCCGTCTGACCACGTTCGGGATGGCGTGTGCGCTGGTGGTCGGCGCCGCCGCGCTGACGCTCGAGGTCGAGGAACAGCGCGACCGCGACCAGCGGAGCCTGATCGTCGCCGAGCAGGAGCGGCTTCAGCGCATCGAGACCGTGCTCACCGCGGACGACGCGATCAGCCGCACCACCACCACCGAGGACGGCGCCCGGGTGTCGACGGTGTTCTCGGCCGAGCACCACGCGGCGATGGTGACGTACTCGGATCTGCCGGACATCGACCCGAAGCAGACCTATCAGATCTGGCGGGTACGCAACGAACAACCCCGGTCGATGCGCGTACTGGCCGCGGACGCTCGGGAGGGCACCGCGCTGGTGCTCGATCTGACCGACGGGGACGCGATCTCGTTCACCGTCGAGCCGGAAGGCGGCTCCGGTCAGCCCACCGGCGACATCGTCGTCGCCCTGCGGCTCAACTAGCTCGCCGCCCCGCGGCTCACGGAGCTTCGTGCAGCCGCTGCGGCCTGATCGCGGCCCATTCGAGTGAGTGGCGGATGCCCTCCTCGACCCCGTACTTCGGCTCCCAGCCCAGCAGTTCGCGAGCCAGGCCGTTGCGGGCGTAGGCGCCGACGACGTCGCCCGGACGGGCCGGCGCGTCCTCGTGCGGCAGCGGTTCGCCGATCACCGCTTCGAACGCGGTGACCAGTTCGCGCACCGTGGTGCCGGTGCCGCTGCCCAGGCACACGACCCGATAGTCGGGCACGATGTCGTCGAAGCGGCGGAGGCCTTCGACGTGTGCCCGCGCCAGGTCCCAGACGTGCACGTAGTCACGGATGCCCGTGCCGTCCCGGGTCGGCCAGTCGGTGCCGGTGATGTGGAACGGCGCCCGGTCTTCGTAGGACTGCACCAGCTTGCCCAGGGCGTGCGACGGCCGGGCCACCTGGAGACCGGTACGCAACTGGGGATCGGCGCCGATCGGGTTGAAGTAACGCAGCGACAACGTCCGCAACGACGATGCTTTCGCGACGTCACGCAGCACGTTCTCGACCATGACCTTGGTGGTCGCGTACGGGCTCTGCGGGTCGATCACCGAGTTCTCGTCGACCGAGAAGTCGGCCTCCGTGCCGTACATCGACGCCGAGGAGCTGAACACGATCCGCTGCACGCCGTTGCGACGCAGGTGGTCGACCAGTTCGATCGACTTCGCGACGTTCTCGCGGTAGTACCGCAGCGGATCGGCCATCGAGTCCGGTACGACGATCAGCGCGGCGCAGTGGATGACCGCGTCGATATCGGGGTGATCGGTGAAGATCCGGTCGATCAGCGCACCGTCGGCGATGTCACCCTGGTAGAACGGTCGTCCTTCGGTGAACTCTCGCCTCCCGGTAGCCAGGCTGTCGAGAACGACCGGCTGAATCCCGCCGTCGAGGCAGGCCGAACCGATCGTGCTCCCGATGAAGCCGGCACCGCCGGTGATCAAGACCTTCACACTCGAGTTCCTTCCGGTGGCCTAAATCGTCGCCGATGGTATCGGCTGCTGACGACGTCTCACGGCGCTGCGGAGAGCAACCACCCGGAATGATGACCTACCGTGACGACTCCGGATACTAAGCGAGACTTCAGGGGCAGGCGACCCACTCGTCGGTGCCGTCCTCGAACACCTGACGCTTCCAGATCGGAATCCGCGCCTTCACCGCGTCGACCAACTCGGCGCAGAGCGCGAAGGCCTCGGCCCGGTGCGCGGTGCTGACCGCGCAGGCCAGCGCGGTGTCACCCAACCGGAGGGGGCCGATGCGGTGACTGACCGCGATCGCCTCGACGCCGTCACGCTCGGCGAACTCGGCCGCGATCTTCTCGAGCACCTCACCGGCCGACGGATGTCCGGTGTATTCCAGTTCGGTCACGGTCCGCCCGTGGTCGTGATCGCGCACCACCCCGGCGAAACCCACCACCGCACCGGCAGCCAGATCCGCGACGGCCTGCTCGTGCTCGGCCACGGAAATCGGAGATTCAGTGACCTGGGCCACCACGACCCGGTGGCCGGCCACGCGGATGGTCTCCGGCATCGTCTCGCTGCTCATGTGGTCATCCAACCACCGGAACTTCAGTTGGGCATCGGAACGAAGTCCGCGCGGGTGCCACTCGGCGCAGTGGTGTCCGGACGGACGATGACGAACCCATCCGCTCCGGCGACCCCGCGGAGCATCGCCGACCCGGCGTGCGGCAGCGTCACCGCGCCGTCGGGCGTCAGGCGAGCCAGCGCCAGGTGGGTGAAACTACCCCGCCCCGGCACGTCGTTGGCGACCGACACCGACGCCAGCGGTGGCAGAGGCGCACCGGACAGCCCCGCGATCAGCGGCGCCGCCAGCGTGACCAGCCCGATCACCGCCGACTGCGGGTTGCCCGGCAGCCCCACCAGCCAGCCGGCGCCGGGCCCGGTCAGCCGGGCGGTGAGCATCGGGAAGCCGGGGCGCACCGCCACCGTGTCGACGACGTAGGACGCGCCCAGCGTGGCCAGCGTGGGGTGCAGGTGGTCGACGGGTCCGTGCATGGTGCCGCCGGTGGTGACGACCACGTCGGACCGGGCGGCCGCGGCACGCACCGCGGTCTCGTGCGCCTCCAGCGTGTCGGCGGCCCGTGTCACCGACACGACCTCGGCTCCGAGGCGGCGCATCCAGGCGGGCAGCGAAGGCCCGAGAGCGTCACGCACCCGGCCCGCTCCGGGCGGCCCGCTGTCCAGCAGTTCGTCCCCGAACACGACGACCGCGACCCGGGGCCGCCGGCGCACCGCGAGCACGTCGTGGCCGCAGGCCGCCGCGAGCGCCAGCACACCGGGCGTCACCCGGACGCCCGGCGGCAGCAGCACCTCACCGGACGCCGCTTCCTCGCCGGTCGGACGCCACTCCTGTTTGTCGGGGAGCGGCGCGGTGACCCAGGAGCCGTTCTCGACCTCGGAGCTCTCCAGCCGGATCACGTGCTCGGTGCCGACCGGAACCATCGCGCCGGTGGCGATCTCCACCGCGGTGCCGGGCACCACCGTGATCTCGCTGGCGTCGCCGGCCAGAACCTGGCCGACCAGACGCCAGGGCGCCGGGCCGGCGACCGCGTAACCATCCACGCTGGACGTGTCGAACGCCGGTAGCGCGGTGAGCGTGACGAGGGGCGTCGCCAGCACGGCGCCGTCGGCCTCGGCCAGCGGCACCGGGCGCCCGGGAAGCGGGGTCGCCGCCGAGTGGACGGCCGCTCTGGCGTCGTCCCAACTGATCGGATCGGTCACGCGTGCCCTCCGGGGTGGTCTCCGCCGTGCAGCTGATCGATCGCGTGTGCCAGCACGGGGCCGAGCACGGCCAGCCCGTCCTTGGCGCCACCGCGGGAGCCGGGAAGGTTGACGATCAGCGTGCGACCGGCGACCCCCGCGATGCCGCGCGACAGCATGGCCGTCGGGATCCGCGGTACCGCGTACGCGCGGAGCGCTTCGGCGATGCCGGGGATCTGGTAGTCGAGCACGGCCGCGGTGACGTCAGGCGTGCGGTCGGTCGGGTTGATGCCGGTTCCGCCGCTGGTCAGTACGGTGTCGACGCCGTCGGCCACCGCCGCGCGCAACGCGTCGCCGACCGGGTCGCCGTCCGGGACGACGACGGGGTCGCCGACCTCGAACCCGAGCGCGCGCAGGCCCTCGACGAGCAGCGGCCCGCTCGTGTCCTCGTAGACGCCGGCCGCGGCCCGGTTGGACGCGACGACGATGCGCGCGGTGCGGCTCATCGGTCCGCCGGCCGTCGCCAGGAACCGGTCTTGCCGCCGTCCTTGGCCTCGCAGCGCACGGCGTCCAGCGAGGCCGCCGGATCGACCGCCTTCACCATGTCGATGAGCGTCAGGCCGGCCGCGGCCACCGCGGTCAACGCTTCCATCTCCACGCCGGTGCGGTCGGCGGTACGCGTCGTCACGGTGATCGCGATTTCCGCGTCGCCGATTTCGAAGTCGACGGTCACGCCGTGCAGTGCGATCGGATGGCACAGCGGAACCAGGTCGGGGGTGCGCTTGGCGCCCATGATCCCGGCGACGCGGGCGACCGCGAGCGCGTCGCCTTTCGGCAGGCCGTCGCGCCGGAGCAGGCCGATGACCTCGGTCGTCGTGCGCAGGAGGCCGGTGGCCACGGCGGTTCGGACGGATTCGGACTTCGCGGAGACGTCGACCATCCGAGCCGACCCCGCCGCATCGACGTGACTGAGCTCCGGCATGGCTCCAGAGCTTACTGTCCGTCCCTGGCCGCATCCGGCAGCGGCCTGGTTCGATAATGTCCAGTCGTGAGTGCACCGCTACGCGGCCGGCTGGCCGACGGCCAACCGGTCACCCTGCTCGCCGAACTTGTCGACCCCGCCGAGGCCGATTCCGCGGTCGCGGCCGGGGCGGAGGGCGTCGGTCTGCTTCGGAGCTGGTTCGCCGTCCGTCCCGACGGTTCCCCCGTGCCGACCGGAGATCAACTGAGCGGCTACCGACGTGTGCTGCGCGCCTTCCCCGGTGCCCGGGTGACCATCGAGGCCCTCGATCCCGGGGAACGCCAGGGCGCGTTCGGGATTCGCGGCGTGCGCGCGCTGCAAGCCCGTCCGGACGTGCTCTCCGCTCAGCTCGACGCGATCGCCGGCGCGATGCGGGAGACCGGCGCGCACTCGGTGGACGTCGGGGTCGTCACGTCGATGGTGAGCGAGCCGGACGAGGCCGCCTGGTTCCTCGAGGAAGCGCGGTACGGCGGGGTGGCCACGGCCGGCGTGCTCGTCGACCTGCCTGCGGCCGCGTTGCTCGCCGGCACGATCTTGCGCACGGCGTCGTTCGCGACGATCGACCTCGACAGCCTGACCCGGTACGCGGTGGCGGCGGACCCGTCGGCCGGAAGCGGCCACTGGTACGACCCGTGGCAGCCGGCCGGCTTGCGCCTCGCCGAGCTCGTCGGGGCGTCCGGTTCGTTGGCGGGCAAGGAGATCAGCGCGCGCGGTGCCGCTGCGGCCGATCCGCTGCTCGCCTGCGTCCTGATCGGTCTGGGCATCACCAGCCTGGTGCTGCCGGTCGACCGGCTCGAGACGGTGCGTACCGCGCTGGCCGAGCACAAGTTCAGCGACTGCCTGCGCTACGCCGAGCTGGCCACCCGGGCGGCGTCGGCGGCCGACGCCAAGCGCCGCGTGGTCGCGGCCGTCGACCGCTAGGCCGTGTCCTGTGAATCTCGCTCGCAGCGAGGCACCGCTCAGGCGCGCACGGATTCGCAGAACACGGCCTTACGCGCCGGTGGTACGGGTGGACGTGACCAGTTCGCGCAGCGAGACGCCGGAGCCGATCCGCTGCCAGCGACGCTGGGTCCAGGCGTGCAGCGTCCAGCCGTCCCTGGTGACCGCGGCCAGCACCCGTCCGTAGCGCTGCGCGACCTCCTGTAGCAGCGTCTGGATCCCGGTCTCGACCTGCACGGCCCGCCCCTGCTGGGCCGGGCTGAGCGGCTCGGTGCGGGCGACGTCGTGCTCGATGCCGCCGAGGCGCTGCGGTAACGCCGTGAGGACGCGGCCGACCGCGTCGCCGAGGGTCAGGTCGATCTCGGGCGGGGCGTACCGGCTCTGAGCGCCCCGGTGGGTCACCGCGAGGCCCCAGCGCAGCCGCCCGCGCGGGTCGACGGCGATCGCGAACTCCGCCCGCGCGTCCACCCCCAGCACCGGGCGCAGCAGCGACTCGACCGGCACGTCACCGGGCGGCCGGACGAAGTAGACCAGGCGCCCACCGGGCCGGCCCGCCGTGAGCCGCGCCAGGTACTCGGCCACGACCTCGCGGGGATCGCTCAGGTCGGTGGCCAGGACGCCGTCGCGGGCCAGCGCGCCGATCGAGCGGATGCCGTGGCTGCACAGCCAGTCGACGTCGACGCCGAACGCCTCGGCCCAGGCGACCGCGGTGAGTTCCCGGGGCACCCGCGCGCAGCGCACGCCCTGGTCGTTGACGAAGAACTCCACGTCGGGCGTCTTACCGATCCGCAGGTTTGTGGTCTGTCCACGCCCGCCGGGGCCGATCAGCGTCACGACCGCACCGAGGTGGACCAGACGGGTGTCGTCGCAGCCGGAGCAGTACGGGTCCGGTGCCCGCCCGACGCCGGCGCAGCGCGGACAGTCCGGCGTCGCGACGTCGTCCAGATAGGTGCACGAGCATTCGCGCCACGCCACCCCGGACACGCAACGCGCGCAGCGCTGCGTCGGAATCGACGGGCCCAGCCAGGGCGGGGTCTTCAGGTCGTCGACGCGACCGACCACCCGCTCGACGGTCGACCGCACCTGGCCGGTCTGCTGCGCCGCGAGCAGTTCCCGCTCCTCGACGACCTGCAGGGCGGAGAGTTGCCAGCGGCCGTCCCGCCAGGTGGCGCTGCCACCGGCCGCACCACCGGCCGTGATCGAGACGGCGGCGACGAGGTCCTCCACCGTCCACGCCGACGTGCCGTCACCGGCCGGCGGCGGTGCGGCGACCACCCAGTGGCCGGCCGCGGTGGTCGCGCCCTTGGCCTGCTCGACCAGATCGGACGGGGTGTGCGCGAGTAACGACTCGACGAGCGTCGACGTACCCGGGTACCAGGCCTGACCCTGCCGGGGGTGGGCGCCGGGAACCTCGAACGCGACCGACCAGAACCCGTCCAGGAACCGGACGACCAGATCGAGCCGTCCGGCGTCGGCGGCGCGGCGCAACTCCACGAGCCGCTGCTCGGGGTCGGTCTCGGCCCGGACGCCGTCCGGGTAGCCGACGTACAGGTGCCACCGGCGGCGCCCGGCCCACTCGGCGATCGCGGCCTGTTCGGCGGCGGCCTTCTCGGCCTCCGGCGACGCGGGCGACCAGGTGTCGGGCAGGTAGATCGGGGTGGCCAGGTCGTGGCTGGAGAGCGGCCGGTCGAGCATGTCGTAGAGCGTGTCGACACCGACGCGGGTGGCCAGCTCGCCGACGATCGCCGAAAGGTCGATGATCCAGCGGCCGGGCCGGGCCTCCCACGGCACCGGCTCGAACGCGCCGGGGACGACCTGCACGGAACCGGTCTGGCCGGTGACGGCGTTGACGACCGTGACCACGCCCTGGGCGAGCAGCGACCCACCCTGGCGACACGGGAAGCACATCACCGTGGTCTCGCCGGTGCCCCGGCAGATCTCGCAGTCCGGGTACGGGTCGGAGTCGGAGAGCAGGAGACGGCCGCTCACCAGGAACTCGGTTCCGTTGTGCCGACAGGCGCACGGAGCGATCCTGAATCCGAGACCGTCGCACGCCGGACAGGCGATGAGCGCGGGCTCGACCGGAGCGGTGTCTGTCATGGAACCTCTTCGGGTTGCCTCGACCCTGTACTTCACACTCGCAGAGCGTGTCTAGCGAGCGCTTCACGGTAGCGTTTGTACCGCCGTTGCGGGAGAGGTATCTGTTAAACATTGCCGTACGTTTGGCAACCGTCGACATAATCTCCGGTTAAGTCCCGCTTTGAACTTTTCTTAGTTTTAGACGCCATTAAGGTTTATCGGCCTGTCAGAGCCAGGTTCCGTGCCGCGCGCTCTCGGACCTCTGCACGACACTGTGACAAGGTTGTGTCAACTGACGGGAAGCCACGTTTGACCAGGCCGGGCCGGGCAAAACTGTCTTTATCGGGCCGAAAGGAGCCATGAATGTCCGGCCTACCGAAGGACCACAAGCTGGGGAAGGTGTACCGCTACGGCGGTGGCCTCACCGGAACGGCGCTGCTGACGTTCGGCGCCCTCGGCTTCGTCAACAAGCTGGATTTCTTCTCCACCTCGGGCAAGGAGATCGCCGGCCTGTCCTCGAACGGCGCGCTGTCGTTGATCTCCGTTGTCGTCGGCGTGTGCCTGCTCGGGTGCGCCGTGATCGGCGGCAACACCGCCTCGTGGGCCAACTCCGTGTTCGGCTGGGCGTTCATCCTGAGCGGCCTGGTGAACCTGACGATCATGCGTACCGACCTGAACTTCCTGGCGTTCCGGATGACGAACGTCATCTTCTCGTTCGTGGTCGGCACGGCGCTCATCACGTTCGGGATGTACGGCCGGGTGAGCGGGGCGCTCCCGCCGGACAACCCGTACTGGCGTGAGCGTCACGGCCTCCCGCCGGAGGTGCAGGAAGGCGAGGACCTGGAGATGGAAGCGCTGCTCGGTGGAGCCACCGACGGCGACCGGGGCGCTGATCCGCACAACATGGCCGGGATCGCCACACGCATTGAACCGGGGTCGCCGGCGCCGCTGCTGTCCGGTGGCCCGATCCTCGGCGGAGCGCCGAAGCAGCAGTAAGGGCTCGTCCGAGGCCCCGCTCCCACGACGGGAGCGGGGCCTCGTCACGTCCGGGCCCGCTCGGCCAGCAGCAGCCGTGGTGTCAGGCCGGTCAGCGCGCCGATCTCCCGGGTGGCATGTGGTTGGTCGGCGTACCCGGCCGCGGCCGCCGCCGGACCGAGGCCCTCCCCGGCCCGCTGCAGGAACTCGTGCAGGCGGGCGACGCGCTGGAGCGTCTTCGGGCTCAGGCCGGTCTCGGCCCGTACCAGGCGGCGGAGGTGCCGGGGCGAGTAACCGGCCCGCTCGGCCACCGCGTCGACCGACGGGGCACCGGCCGAGGTCAGGGCCTCCACGATGCCGACCGTGGCCGGGTCCGGCCGGACGTCACGCCACTGCCGGGGGACGCCGTCCCAGATCTCCTCGGCGACCCGGCGGGCGGCGCGGTCACCGAGGAGCGCGTCCAGGCCGACCGTGCGGTCGGTCAACTCGTCGGCGTCCACGCCGAAGATCGCCCGGACGGCGTAGGGCTCGATCCGGAGGCCGGCGATCCGCGTACCGGCGACGAGTCGGGGCAGTTCGACCCTCGTCGGTGGTCCGACCAGCACCGCGCGGCCGTCCGCGGTCACGAGCACGTCCGCGCAGTTGTCGGGGAGTACCCGCTGCACGTGGTCGGCGCTGGTGACCTCCTGGCTCCACCCGCAGCGGGCCAGGTGCGCCAGGCCGGGTACCGGGAACTCCCGGTACGAACTCTGGCCGGTTCGTTCAAGACCGGGCGTCGTCGCGGCGGCAGAGTGGTCGTCATGGAACAGAAGCTGAACGTCCTCACGCTCGGCGTCCGCGACCTGGACGCCAGCCGCCGGTTCTTCGTCGACGGACTGGGCTGGAAGCCGAGCCTCGACGTACCCGGCGAGGTGATCTTCCTGCAGATCGGTCACGGCCTCCTCCTCTCGCTGTGGGATCGCGAGGCGATGGCGGCCGAAGCCGGCGAGTTCCACCGAGGTGGCGACGCGATGCCGATCACGCTCGGACACAACGTCGACAGCGAGGACGAGGTGACCGCTGTACTCGATCGTGCCACCGCGGCCGGGGGTTCAATCATCGCTCCGGCCACCCGCCGCGACTGGGGCGGCGTCTCCGGCTATTTCGCCGACCCGGACGGCTTCCGGTGGGAGGTCGTCCACAACCCGGGCCTGACGTTCTCCCCCGACGGCACCATCACCTTCGCCCCGCCGCCAGAATGAACCCGTGGAACCTTCGTTCACCGAGCTCTATCCGGACATCGTGGCGGCCGGGAGCC contains:
- a CDS encoding ATP-binding protein, producing MDPVRNPYAPGAGQRPPELAGRDRELDQFDVVLERVARRRPERSMILTGLRGVGKTVLLNALRSQAIGRQWGTGKIEARPDQTLRRPLSGALHMAVRELSSQHRALDQIDDFLGTLKAFALRSNPTSGKIRDRWQPGIDGPAISGRADSGDIEIDLVELLSDAADLAGAVGTGVALFIDEMQDLGAEDISALCAACHELSQTGAPLIVVGAGLPHLPALLSASKSYSERLFRYVRIDRLDRAAADVALLAPAEREEATFDADALTALYEAADGYPYFVQAYGKVTWDVAPRSPITAADVKVAAPEAEAELAVGFFGSRYERATPAEREYMRAMASLEGDASEAVSTSEIAVSLGRKPSSLSPARDSLIKKGLIYSAERGTVAFTVPHFARYLRTQPA
- a CDS encoding anti-sigma factor; the protein is MTGELTDDLEEAPQPVTDRPRRTWSRRLTTFGMACALVVGAAALTLEVEEQRDRDQRSLIVAEQERLQRIETVLTADDAISRTTTTEDGARVSTVFSAEHHAAMVTYSDLPDIDPKQTYQIWRVRNEQPRSMRVLAADAREGTALVLDLTDGDAISFTVEPEGGSGQPTGDIVVALRLN
- the galE gene encoding UDP-glucose 4-epimerase GalE — its product is MKVLITGGAGFIGSTIGSACLDGGIQPVVLDSLATGRREFTEGRPFYQGDIADGALIDRIFTDHPDIDAVIHCAALIVVPDSMADPLRYYRENVAKSIELVDHLRRNGVQRIVFSSSASMYGTEADFSVDENSVIDPQSPYATTKVMVENVLRDVAKASSLRTLSLRYFNPIGADPQLRTGLQVARPSHALGKLVQSYEDRAPFHITGTDWPTRDGTGIRDYVHVWDLARAHVEGLRRFDDIVPDYRVVCLGSGTGTTVRELVTAFEAVIGEPLPHEDAPARPGDVVGAYARNGLARELLGWEPKYGVEEGIRHSLEWAAIRPQRLHEAP
- a CDS encoding molybdenum cofactor biosynthesis protein MoaE, coding for MPETIRVAGHRVVVAQVTESPISVAEHEQAVADLAAGAVVGFAGVVRDHDHGRTVTELEYTGHPSAGEVLEKIAAEFAERDGVEAIAVSHRIGPLRLGDTALACAVSTAHRAEAFALCAELVDAVKARIPIWKRQVFEDGTDEWVACP
- a CDS encoding molybdopterin molybdotransferase MoeA; amino-acid sequence: MTDPISWDDARAAVHSAATPLPGRPVPLAEADGAVLATPLVTLTALPAFDTSSVDGYAVAGPAPWRLVGQVLAGDASEITVVPGTAVEIATGAMVPVGTEHVIRLESSEVENGSWVTAPLPDKQEWRPTGEEAASGEVLLPPGVRVTPGVLALAAACGHDVLAVRRRPRVAVVVFGDELLDSGPPGAGRVRDALGPSLPAWMRRLGAEVVSVTRAADTLEAHETAVRAAAARSDVVVTTGGTMHGPVDHLHPTLATLGASYVVDTVAVRPGFPMLTARLTGPGAGWLVGLPGNPQSAVIGLVTLAAPLIAGLSGAPLPPLASVSVANDVPGRGSFTHLALARLTPDGAVTLPHAGSAMLRGVAGADGFVIVRPDTTAPSGTRADFVPMPN
- a CDS encoding MogA/MoaB family molybdenum cofactor biosynthesis protein, with translation MSRTARIVVASNRAAAGVYEDTSGPLLVEGLRALGFEVGDPVVVPDGDPVGDALRAAVADGVDTVLTSGGTGINPTDRTPDVTAAVLDYQIPGIAEALRAYAVPRIPTAMLSRGIAGVAGRTLIVNLPGSRGGAKDGLAVLGPVLAHAIDQLHGGDHPGGHA
- the moaC gene encoding cyclic pyranopterin monophosphate synthase MoaC gives rise to the protein MPELSHVDAAGSARMVDVSAKSESVRTAVATGLLRTTTEVIGLLRRDGLPKGDALAVARVAGIMGAKRTPDLVPLCHPIALHGVTVDFEIGDAEIAITVTTRTADRTGVEMEALTAVAAAGLTLIDMVKAVDPAASLDAVRCEAKDGGKTGSWRRPADR
- a CDS encoding putative PEP-binding protein, which encodes MSAPLRGRLADGQPVTLLAELVDPAEADSAVAAGAEGVGLLRSWFAVRPDGSPVPTGDQLSGYRRVLRAFPGARVTIEALDPGERQGAFGIRGVRALQARPDVLSAQLDAIAGAMRETGAHSVDVGVVTSMVSEPDEAAWFLEEARYGGVATAGVLVDLPAAALLAGTILRTASFATIDLDSLTRYAVAADPSAGSGHWYDPWQPAGLRLAELVGASGSLAGKEISARGAAAADPLLACVLIGLGITSLVLPVDRLETVRTALAEHKFSDCLRYAELATRAASAADAKRRVVAAVDR
- a CDS encoding DUF4383 domain-containing protein, which translates into the protein MSGLPKDHKLGKVYRYGGGLTGTALLTFGALGFVNKLDFFSTSGKEIAGLSSNGALSLISVVVGVCLLGCAVIGGNTASWANSVFGWAFILSGLVNLTIMRTDLNFLAFRMTNVIFSFVVGTALITFGMYGRVSGALPPDNPYWRERHGLPPEVQEGEDLEMEALLGGATDGDRGADPHNMAGIATRIEPGSPAPLLSGGPILGGAPKQQ
- a CDS encoding helix-turn-helix domain-containing protein, coding for MFHDDHSAAATTPGLERTGQSSYREFPVPGLAHLARCGWSQEVTSADHVQRVLPDNCADVLVTADGRAVLVGPPTRVELPRLVAGTRIAGLRIEPYAVRAIFGVDADELTDRTVGLDALLGDRAARRVAEEIWDGVPRQWRDVRPDPATVGIVEALTSAGAPSVDAVAERAGYSPRHLRRLVRAETGLSPKTLQRVARLHEFLQRAGEGLGPAAAAAGYADQPHATREIGALTGLTPRLLLAERART
- a CDS encoding VOC family protein, which translates into the protein MEQKLNVLTLGVRDLDASRRFFVDGLGWKPSLDVPGEVIFLQIGHGLLLSLWDREAMAAEAGEFHRGGDAMPITLGHNVDSEDEVTAVLDRATAAGGSIIAPATRRDWGGVSGYFADPDGFRWEVVHNPGLTFSPDGTITFAPPPE